From the Aquitalea magnusonii genome, one window contains:
- a CDS encoding heavy metal translocating P-type ATPase: MSQCCSHPHHGLLDAAEQQRSARQLQLALLAIGLLLLAGIWHFLIPDGQIIAQWLTSAAALLMAVPLLRASWHSLQHPDLHGMTDLLVALAMLGAWASGNTLSAALLPILMVLGHVLEERSLLGSQEAIRALASLTSSRSRRYQADGSLEEVDNSQLRSGDRVEVRPGERIPADGMVVSGQSSLDTSAITGEALPQDVVPGSQVYAGAVNLQGLLQLEVSQVGEQSALGRISALMQQAEQAKPPVTRLVEGHAGAYLGLVLAIAALCWFISRDSQAMLAVLVAACPCALVLAAPSTAVAGVAVAARHGVLIRGAAFLEELADVNALVIDKTGTLTSGQLAVQSVETLAADSPVEAVWLAAGLAACSTHPVSRALAALATDQAAPALRNVQELPGMGMQADSDWGQVLLGRPALLQQMGVPGERPARSTASLTGLALDGRLLAWFHLADSPRAEAAEAMQQLRQLGLQRQMLLTGDHRQAAAAVGEALAMDSVVAQVLPAGKLKAVQAEISAGYRPLVVGDGINDSLALKAGAVGVAMGASAADIAVAAADVVLISHDLRRLATAIRLSRLCRRVLAQNVVLGLGWAVALTLLAAFGLLGSAGVLLAAVLHNLSTLLVMANAGRLLRFHEPLSAVTHKG, translated from the coding sequence GTGAGCCAGTGCTGTTCCCATCCCCATCACGGCTTGCTGGATGCCGCCGAACAACAGCGCAGCGCCCGCCAGTTGCAACTGGCCTTGCTGGCCATCGGCCTGTTGCTGCTGGCCGGCATCTGGCACTTCCTGATTCCCGACGGGCAGATCATCGCCCAATGGCTGACCAGCGCCGCCGCGCTGCTGATGGCGGTACCGCTGCTGCGTGCCTCCTGGCACAGCCTGCAACACCCGGACCTGCACGGCATGACCGACCTGCTGGTGGCACTGGCCATGCTGGGTGCCTGGGCCAGCGGTAACACCCTCAGCGCCGCGCTGCTTCCCATCCTGATGGTGCTGGGCCATGTGCTGGAAGAACGCAGCCTGCTGGGTTCGCAGGAAGCCATCCGCGCGCTGGCCAGCCTTACCAGCAGCCGCAGCCGCCGCTATCAGGCCGACGGCAGTCTGGAAGAAGTGGACAACAGCCAGCTGCGTAGCGGCGACCGGGTGGAAGTACGACCGGGCGAGCGCATTCCGGCCGACGGCATGGTGGTGAGCGGGCAATCCAGCCTGGACACCTCGGCCATCACCGGCGAGGCCCTGCCGCAGGATGTCGTACCCGGCAGCCAGGTGTATGCCGGGGCGGTCAATCTGCAAGGCCTGCTGCAGCTGGAAGTCAGCCAGGTGGGTGAACAATCGGCGCTGGGGCGCATCAGCGCGCTGATGCAACAGGCCGAGCAAGCCAAACCGCCGGTCACCCGGCTGGTGGAGGGCCATGCGGGGGCCTATCTGGGACTGGTGCTGGCCATTGCCGCGCTGTGCTGGTTCATCAGCCGCGACAGCCAGGCCATGCTGGCCGTGCTGGTGGCCGCCTGTCCCTGCGCGCTGGTATTGGCCGCGCCCTCCACTGCCGTGGCCGGCGTGGCGGTGGCGGCGCGCCATGGTGTGCTGATCCGCGGGGCGGCTTTTCTGGAAGAGCTGGCCGATGTCAACGCGCTGGTCATCGACAAGACCGGCACCCTCACCAGCGGCCAGCTGGCAGTGCAGTCGGTAGAAACACTGGCGGCCGACAGCCCGGTGGAAGCAGTCTGGCTGGCAGCCGGGCTGGCCGCCTGCAGCACCCATCCGGTCAGCCGCGCGCTGGCCGCTCTTGCCACAGACCAGGCCGCGCCCGCCTTGCGCAATGTGCAGGAACTGCCCGGCATGGGCATGCAGGCCGACAGTGACTGGGGACAGGTGCTGCTGGGCCGCCCTGCCCTGTTGCAACAAATGGGCGTGCCTGGTGAACGGCCTGCGCGCAGCACTGCCTCGCTGACCGGACTGGCGCTGGATGGCCGCCTGCTGGCCTGGTTCCATCTGGCCGACAGCCCGCGCGCCGAAGCCGCCGAGGCCATGCAGCAACTGCGCCAGCTGGGCCTGCAACGGCAAATGCTGCTGACCGGCGACCACCGGCAGGCAGCAGCAGCGGTAGGCGAGGCGCTGGCCATGGACAGTGTGGTGGCGCAGGTGCTGCCCGCGGGCAAGCTCAAGGCGGTGCAGGCAGAAATCAGTGCCGGTTACCGCCCGCTGGTGGTAGGTGATGGCATCAACGACTCGCTGGCGCTGAAGGCCGGTGCGGTTGGCGTGGCCATGGGAGCCAGCGCAGCCGATATTGCCGTGGCCGCTGCCGATGTGGTGCTGATCAGCCATGACTTGCGCCGCCTGGCCACCGCCATCAGGCTTAGCCGCCTGTGCCGCCGCGTACTGGCGCAGAACGTGGTACTGGGGCTGGGCTGGGCGGTGGCACTCACCCTGCTGGCCGCCTTTGGCCTGCTGGGCAGTGCCGGCGTGCTGCTGGCGGCTGTGCTGCACAATCTGAGCACCCTGCTGGTGATGGCCAATGCCGGACGCTTGCTGCGCTTTCACGAGCCCTTGTCCGCCGTCACGCACAAGGGCTGA
- a CDS encoding MarC family protein: MELEIAKIFVALLVLVNPLGAIPIFISLTPTSSQLERKRIAQTTTLAVAVVLCVFAVVGETLLRFLGISIGSFQVGGGLLVMLIAIALMNAQPAPTKTTKEEQSEAEAKTNIAVVPMAIPLLTGPGTISTVIIYASTAHSWLQVVYLLISSLLVAITCYGALVLASPISRLLGQTGINIVNRVMGMLLAAVSVEIIVDGLYRLFPQLSR; the protein is encoded by the coding sequence ATGGAACTCGAAATCGCCAAAATATTTGTCGCCCTGCTGGTGCTGGTCAACCCGCTGGGGGCCATTCCCATCTTCATCAGCCTGACTCCCACATCCAGTCAGCTGGAACGCAAGCGCATTGCCCAAACCACCACGCTGGCGGTGGCGGTGGTGCTGTGTGTGTTTGCCGTGGTGGGCGAAACCCTGCTGCGCTTTCTGGGCATCAGCATCGGTTCCTTTCAGGTGGGCGGCGGCTTGCTGGTGATGCTGATTGCCATTGCGCTGATGAATGCCCAACCGGCCCCCACCAAGACCACCAAGGAAGAGCAGTCGGAGGCCGAGGCCAAAACCAATATCGCGGTGGTGCCGATGGCCATCCCCCTGCTCACCGGCCCCGGCACCATTTCCACCGTCATCATTTATGCTTCCACCGCCCACTCCTGGCTGCAGGTGGTGTATCTGCTGATCAGCAGCCTGCTGGTGGCCATTACCTGCTATGGAGCGCTGGTGCTGGCCTCCCCCATCAGCCGCCTGCTGGGGCAGACCGGCATCAATATCGTCAACCGGGTGATGGGCATGCTGCTGGCGGCGGTGTCAGTCGAGATCATCGTCGATGGCTTGTACCGGCTGTTTCCACAACTGTCGCGCTAA
- the ccoG gene encoding cytochrome c oxidase accessory protein CcoG: MSQPVPIKIYPRLTSGRFNNIRVALVILTQLVFLGLPWLQWNHRQAVLFDLERHQFFVFGASFWPEDFVYLAALLVVSALGLFWWTTLAGRLWCGYSCPQTVYTQIMLWIERLVLGDHKARRKLDAAPNSAGKLLKKGLAHSLMLLFSLWTGFSLVAYFAPAGELASNLWQGQAGPWEVFWILFYAAFTYLLAALLREKVCSHMCPYARFQGAMFDRDTLIISYNARRGEPRGKQADKSAGGCIDCGICVQVCPTGIDIRNGLQYECIGCAACIDACDQVMDQLHAPRGLIRYTSEAALEGKSKGKPAWQRPRVLFYSSLLLGIIGLSVFSFTQRLPFKADILRDRASLVRETDDGWLENSYSVRLINSSESAQRLAISVEGLPGIRLVAATPTVSLAATATETIGVRVQVEPQHAARGANDIRFVIRSLEQPGHLLQEKSSFIGE, translated from the coding sequence ATGAGCCAGCCCGTCCCCATCAAGATTTACCCCCGCCTGACCAGCGGCCGTTTCAACAACATTCGCGTGGCACTGGTCATCCTCACCCAACTGGTTTTCCTCGGCCTGCCATGGCTGCAATGGAATCATCGCCAGGCGGTGCTGTTTGACCTGGAACGCCACCAGTTCTTCGTATTCGGTGCCAGCTTCTGGCCGGAGGACTTTGTCTATCTGGCCGCCCTGCTGGTGGTCAGCGCACTGGGCCTGTTCTGGTGGACCACGCTGGCCGGGCGGCTGTGGTGCGGTTATTCCTGTCCGCAAACGGTGTACACCCAGATCATGCTGTGGATAGAGCGGCTGGTGCTGGGCGACCACAAGGCCAGACGCAAGCTGGATGCCGCCCCCAACAGCGCCGGCAAGCTGCTGAAAAAGGGGCTGGCCCACAGCCTGATGCTGCTGTTTTCGCTGTGGACCGGCTTTTCGCTGGTGGCCTACTTTGCCCCGGCAGGCGAGTTGGCAAGCAATCTGTGGCAGGGCCAGGCCGGGCCGTGGGAGGTGTTCTGGATCCTGTTCTACGCGGCCTTCACCTATCTGCTGGCCGCGCTGTTACGGGAAAAAGTGTGCAGCCACATGTGCCCCTATGCCCGTTTCCAGGGTGCGATGTTCGACCGTGACACGCTGATCATTTCCTACAATGCCCGCCGTGGTGAACCACGCGGCAAACAGGCCGACAAATCCGCCGGCGGCTGCATCGACTGCGGCATCTGCGTGCAGGTCTGCCCTACCGGCATCGACATCCGCAACGGCCTGCAATACGAATGCATCGGCTGCGCGGCCTGCATCGACGCCTGCGACCAGGTGATGGACCAGCTGCACGCTCCGCGCGGGCTGATCCGCTACACCAGCGAGGCCGCACTGGAAGGCAAGAGCAAGGGCAAACCGGCATGGCAGCGCCCACGCGTGCTGTTTTACAGCAGCCTGCTGCTGGGCATCATCGGCCTGTCAGTGTTCAGCTTTACCCAGCGCCTGCCGTTCAAGGCCGACATCCTGCGCGACCGCGCCAGCCTGGTGCGGGAAACCGACGATGGCTGGCTGGAAAACAGCTATAGTGTGCGGCTGATCAACAGCAGCGAATCCGCCCAGCGCCTGGCCATCAGCGTGGAAGGCCTGCCCGGCATCCGGCTGGTAGCGGCCACGCCGACAGTCAGCCTGGCCGCCACCGCCACCGAAACCATCGGTGTGCGGGTGCAGGTGGAGCCGCAACATGCAGCACGCGGGGCCAATGACATCCGTTTTGTCATTCGTTCGCTGGAGCAGCCGGGTCATCTGCTGCAGGAAAAAAGCAGCTTTATCGGCGAATGA
- a CDS encoding PLP-dependent aminotransferase family protein, which yields MSKTQQLAQLFRHAIEQGQLRAGDRMPSLRQLCQDHAVSLTTAQRAYAELERQGLLQALPRSGFRVCPPATRAAPAETAAPQTLRMEHLTTALPMPWGCPFINPALINTTPMNRALGRALQDYRDALSSTPLEGFDGLRRELGLHYLSQGIALAGDELLITCGGMEALTLAMRAAVSASGSQSMVVVTPAFPAALEQLRHLGIAILPAALSEQGSLDLAAVEETLHEQRPAGIVLMANFQHPTGLVMPEAQKRALVALAEQYRVCIIEDDTYRELYFGKQGASPLKAFDRSGTVLHCSSFSKSLAPGYRVGWIAAGRLSDTVRGLKLCSSLGTPLPSQMALARLLATGQHGDMLTRLRASLRQRRDAMVQQIMESFPAGSRLLRAEGGYFQWVVLPEGLDCAALLPLAIEQGIHYAPATLFYPHPVAANALRLNFSFFDPLHQREGVALLGALLRQAME from the coding sequence ATGAGCAAAACCCAGCAACTGGCGCAGTTGTTCCGCCACGCCATCGAGCAGGGCCAACTGCGCGCCGGTGACCGCATGCCCTCCTTGCGCCAGCTATGCCAGGACCATGCCGTCAGCCTGACCACCGCCCAGCGCGCTTATGCCGAGCTGGAGCGGCAGGGCTTGCTGCAGGCGCTGCCGCGCTCCGGCTTCCGCGTGTGTCCACCGGCAACGCGCGCGGCACCAGCCGAAACCGCCGCGCCGCAAACCCTGCGCATGGAACACCTGACCACCGCCCTGCCCATGCCCTGGGGCTGCCCCTTCATCAATCCGGCGCTGATCAACACCACACCGATGAACCGGGCGCTGGGCCGCGCCTTGCAGGATTACCGCGACGCCCTGTCCAGCACACCGCTGGAGGGCTTTGACGGCCTGCGCCGCGAACTGGGCCTGCATTATCTGAGTCAGGGCATTGCGCTGGCGGGGGACGAGCTGCTGATTACCTGCGGTGGCATGGAAGCACTCACCCTGGCCATGCGCGCGGCGGTCAGTGCCTCCGGCAGCCAGAGCATGGTAGTGGTGACGCCAGCCTTCCCGGCGGCGCTGGAACAACTACGCCATCTGGGCATTGCCATCCTGCCGGCAGCATTGTCCGAGCAAGGCAGCCTGGACCTGGCCGCAGTGGAAGAAACGCTGCACGAGCAACGCCCGGCCGGCATCGTGCTGATGGCCAACTTCCAGCACCCCACCGGCCTTGTCATGCCGGAGGCGCAAAAGCGCGCGCTGGTGGCGCTGGCCGAGCAATACCGGGTATGCATCATCGAGGACGACACCTACCGCGAACTGTACTTCGGCAAGCAGGGGGCCAGCCCGCTCAAGGCTTTTGATCGCAGCGGTACGGTGTTGCACTGTTCTTCCTTCAGCAAATCGCTGGCACCGGGCTATCGGGTAGGCTGGATTGCTGCCGGGCGACTGAGCGATACCGTGCGCGGACTGAAGCTGTGCAGCTCGCTGGGCACCCCCCTGCCCAGCCAGATGGCGCTGGCACGGCTGCTGGCCACCGGCCAGCACGGCGACATGCTGACCCGGCTGCGCGCCAGCCTGCGGCAGCGGCGCGATGCCATGGTGCAGCAAATCATGGAGAGTTTTCCGGCGGGCAGCCGCTTGCTGCGCGCCGAGGGCGGCTATTTCCAGTGGGTGGTGTTGCCCGAAGGGCTGGACTGTGCGGCCTTGCTGCCGCTGGCCATCGAACAGGGCATACATTATGCGCCGGCCACGCTGTTCTACCCGCACCCGGTAGCGGCCAATGCCTTGCGGCTGAACTTCAGCTTTTTCGACCCGCTACACCAGCGCGAGGGCGTTGCCCTGTTAGGCGCACTGCTGCGGCAAGCCATGGAGTGA
- the recR gene encoding recombination mediator RecR: MKNPPALEQLIAALKVLPGVGPKTAQRMAFHLLQRDKTGADKLARALDRALNHLTHCERCNTFSETPLCSICADPERRPDQLCVVEMPADLMTLEQAKCYQGLYFVLMGRISPLDNIGPKEVNLDKLMVRALDEVVEEVVIATNFTAEGEVTAHMIAELLKGRGPKVSRIARGLPVGGELEYVDLSTLAQAVYERKSLTAQSDPSTPPG; encoded by the coding sequence ATGAAAAACCCACCCGCGCTTGAACAACTGATTGCTGCCCTGAAAGTGCTGCCCGGTGTCGGCCCCAAAACCGCCCAGCGCATGGCTTTCCATTTGCTGCAACGGGACAAGACCGGGGCGGACAAGCTGGCACGGGCGCTGGATCGGGCGCTGAACCATCTCACCCATTGCGAACGCTGCAATACCTTCAGCGAAACCCCGCTGTGCAGCATCTGTGCCGACCCGGAGCGCAGGCCAGACCAGCTGTGCGTGGTGGAAATGCCGGCCGACCTGATGACGCTGGAGCAGGCCAAATGCTATCAGGGCCTGTATTTCGTGCTGATGGGGCGTATTTCGCCGCTGGACAATATCGGCCCCAAGGAAGTGAATCTGGACAAGCTGATGGTGCGGGCGCTGGACGAGGTGGTGGAGGAGGTGGTGATTGCCACCAATTTTACTGCCGAGGGCGAAGTCACCGCCCACATGATTGCCGAGCTGCTCAAGGGCCGCGGCCCCAAGGTGTCGCGCATTGCGCGCGGACTGCCGGTGGGCGGCGAGCTGGAATATGTCGACCTGAGCACACTGGCGCAGGCGGTGTACGAACGCAAATCGCTGACCGCCCAGTCCGACCCGTCCACGCCGCCGGGCTGA
- a CDS encoding GFA family protein produces MEQVLQGRCLCGAVRYQCHGRPLSVTYCYCKTCQQASGAPVYLGALYPAGAVRWQGSTTAYRSSALGLRHFCGQCGSTLFYECTDGSGRVEITVPTLETPAVLRPDCHEWTSSAIPWFHLDDDLPRYPQGAPDD; encoded by the coding sequence ATGGAGCAGGTATTGCAGGGGCGTTGTCTGTGCGGGGCGGTGCGCTATCAATGCCATGGCCGCCCCTTGAGCGTGACTTACTGTTACTGCAAGACCTGCCAGCAGGCCAGCGGCGCACCGGTGTACCTGGGAGCGCTGTACCCCGCCGGTGCCGTGCGCTGGCAAGGCAGCACCACCGCTTACCGCTCCTCGGCGCTGGGTCTGCGGCATTTTTGCGGGCAGTGCGGTTCCACCCTGTTTTATGAATGCACCGATGGCAGTGGGCGGGTGGAAATCACCGTTCCCACGCTGGAAACGCCAGCGGTATTGCGGCCTGACTGTCATGAATGGACGTCCAGTGCCATTCCCTGGTTTCACCTGGACGATGACCTGCCGCGTTACCCGCAGGGCGCGCCGGACGACTGA
- a CDS encoding YbaB/EbfC family nucleoid-associated protein, producing the protein MFGKNGIAGLMKQAQQMQENMKKAQEELATVEVEGQSGAGLVKIVMTCAHDVKRVSIDDSLLDDAKEDKEMLEDLIAAAVNDAVRKVEATSQEKMSGFTNGLNLPAGMKLPF; encoded by the coding sequence ATGTTCGGTAAAAACGGTATCGCTGGTCTGATGAAGCAAGCCCAGCAAATGCAGGAAAACATGAAGAAGGCCCAGGAAGAACTGGCCACCGTGGAAGTGGAAGGCCAGTCCGGTGCCGGTCTGGTGAAAATCGTCATGACATGTGCGCACGATGTGAAGCGCGTGTCCATCGACGACAGCCTGCTGGACGATGCCAAGGAAGACAAGGAAATGCTGGAAGACCTGATTGCCGCCGCCGTCAACGACGCGGTACGCAAGGTGGAAGCCACTTCCCAGGAAAAAATGTCCGGCTTTACCAACGGCCTGAACTTGCCGGCCGGCATGAAACTGCCGTTCTAA
- the dnaX gene encoding DNA polymerase III subunit gamma/tau encodes MSYQVLARKWRPKRFADLVGQEHVVRALSNALKEERLHHAYLLTGTRGVGKTTIARILAKSLNCETGTTAEPCGECSACRQIDAGRFVDLLEIDAASNTGIDNIREVLENAQYAPTSGRFKVYIIDEVHMLSKSAFNAMLKTLEEPPAHVKFILATTDPQKVPVTVLSRCLQFSLRNMTPQQVAGHLAHVLQVENVPHESAALALLGRAAAGSMRDALSLLDQAIAYGMGDVREDGVRAMLGAVDRRYLFVLLDALASGDGPRLMAEAEQLAQRGIGFDSVLAEMAVLLQQLAMAQTVPTAIADDEPEREALFALASLIAPQDVQLYYQIAIHGRKDLALAPDEHAGFSMTLLRMLAFHPLNTPADSVAAPRSSGLAAAGHRPVPAAPAASPAATAAEPAGDGSAAARALLAGLANRKPASRPAEQQASPAADADPEPAPRPEPVAPPQAPVEAVAKPPVAPLVVQTAAASAPAEETPEAEDQASEQDSELETAAPWDEGDEDDALPAYAMAEEAELAETVAYQFDGDWSALVGLLGTRLGAARMLAHNAVLKNWSQSRLELAVPDSFRHMATRDYQEKLKAALTEQFGQPVELVVTIEELGLETPAMQGARHRQEQLAQARQCLENDPVIQQLVREMGATLVAETIQPLQEL; translated from the coding sequence ATGAGCTATCAAGTCCTTGCCCGCAAGTGGCGTCCCAAGCGCTTTGCCGACCTGGTCGGCCAGGAGCACGTGGTGCGCGCCCTCTCCAATGCCCTGAAAGAAGAGCGGCTGCATCACGCCTATCTGCTGACCGGCACCCGCGGGGTGGGCAAGACCACCATCGCACGCATTCTGGCCAAGAGCCTGAACTGTGAGACCGGCACCACCGCCGAGCCTTGCGGTGAATGTTCTGCCTGTCGCCAGATCGACGCAGGCCGCTTTGTCGACCTGCTGGAAATCGACGCCGCTTCCAATACCGGCATCGACAATATCCGCGAAGTGCTGGAAAACGCGCAGTACGCGCCCACCTCCGGCCGCTTCAAGGTGTACATCATCGACGAAGTGCACATGCTGTCCAAGAGTGCCTTCAATGCCATGCTCAAGACGCTGGAAGAGCCGCCGGCCCACGTCAAGTTCATCCTGGCCACTACCGATCCGCAAAAAGTGCCGGTCACGGTGCTGTCGCGCTGCCTGCAGTTTTCGCTGCGCAATATGACGCCACAACAGGTGGCAGGCCATCTGGCCCATGTGCTGCAAGTGGAAAACGTGCCGCATGAAAGCGCCGCGCTGGCGCTGCTGGGCCGTGCCGCTGCCGGTTCCATGCGCGATGCGCTGTCGCTGCTGGATCAGGCCATTGCCTATGGCATGGGTGACGTCCGCGAAGACGGCGTGCGCGCCATGCTGGGCGCGGTGGACCGTCGCTACCTGTTTGTGTTGCTGGATGCGCTGGCATCCGGTGATGGCCCGCGCCTGATGGCCGAAGCCGAACAATTGGCCCAGCGTGGCATCGGCTTTGACAGTGTGCTGGCCGAAATGGCCGTGCTATTGCAGCAACTGGCCATGGCACAGACCGTGCCCACGGCGATTGCCGACGACGAACCGGAGCGCGAGGCATTGTTTGCGCTGGCCAGCCTGATTGCGCCGCAAGACGTGCAGCTGTACTACCAGATTGCCATTCATGGCCGCAAGGATCTGGCGCTGGCCCCGGACGAGCATGCCGGTTTCAGCATGACGCTGTTGCGCATGCTGGCCTTCCATCCACTCAATACCCCGGCTGATAGTGTGGCTGCGCCGCGCAGCAGCGGGCTTGCTGCAGCCGGCCATCGTCCAGTTCCGGCGGCTCCGGCAGCATCGCCAGCCGCCACGGCAGCCGAGCCGGCGGGGGATGGTTCCGCCGCTGCCCGCGCCTTGCTGGCGGGCCTGGCCAATCGCAAACCGGCCAGCCGTCCGGCCGAGCAGCAGGCTTCCCCGGCGGCCGACGCCGACCCGGAGCCTGCGCCACGGCCTGAGCCTGTCGCACCGCCACAAGCGCCGGTGGAGGCGGTTGCCAAGCCGCCAGTAGCGCCGCTTGTCGTGCAGACCGCCGCTGCATCCGCTCCGGCGGAAGAGACGCCTGAAGCTGAAGATCAGGCCAGTGAGCAAGACAGCGAACTGGAAACCGCTGCGCCTTGGGATGAGGGCGACGAAGACGATGCCTTGCCTGCCTATGCGATGGCCGAAGAGGCCGAGCTGGCGGAAACGGTGGCCTATCAGTTTGATGGTGACTGGAGTGCGCTGGTGGGCTTGCTGGGTACCCGTCTGGGTGCCGCCCGCATGCTGGCACACAATGCCGTACTGAAAAACTGGAGCCAGTCGCGACTGGAACTGGCCGTACCGGACAGCTTCCGTCACATGGCCACCCGCGACTATCAGGAAAAACTCAAGGCTGCGCTGACCGAGCAATTCGGTCAGCCGGTCGAACTGGTGGTGACAATCGAGGAACTGGGGCTGGAAACACCGGCCATGCAGGGTGCCCGTCATCGTCAGGAACAACTGGCCCAGGCCCGACAATGCCTGGAAAACGATCCGGTCATCCAGCAACTGGTGCGCGAAATGGGCGCCACGCTGGTGGCGGAAACGATTCAACCTTTGCAGGAGTTGTGA
- the mltB gene encoding lytic murein transglycosylase B, protein MKRLLMAAALAGGMISSLAQADAALLARPDVQRYIDEQVASGVFNRPELEAVFANVELKPNIIAILDKPATSRPWYQFRGSFYNERLLKNGVAFWQQHAATLQRAEQVYGVPPEMVVAILGIETNYGRNTGSFRLADALTTIAFNYPRRAEYFRGELTEFLKLSKEEGIDPLTLKGSYAGAMGLPQFMPSSFRKWAVDFDGSGHRDIWNNVDDAIGSVAHYFQLQGWRHGDDIIIPAAVQPGVDVSGLVADKFNLHLTVGELKARGILPQAQVADNVQAVLVPLETAPGVTEYWLGLNNFYVITRYNKSTLYAKVAQELAGELRLRYLNAQALQSAQPAAAQPEASTPAL, encoded by the coding sequence ATGAAACGATTGTTGATGGCGGCTGCCCTTGCTGGCGGCATGATCTCCTCCCTGGCGCAAGCCGATGCCGCACTGCTGGCGCGGCCCGATGTGCAGCGCTATATCGATGAGCAGGTAGCCAGCGGCGTATTCAACCGCCCCGAATTGGAAGCCGTGTTTGCCAATGTGGAACTCAAGCCCAACATCATTGCCATTCTGGACAAGCCGGCCACCTCGCGGCCCTGGTATCAGTTTCGCGGCAGCTTTTACAACGAGCGCCTGCTGAAAAACGGCGTGGCCTTCTGGCAGCAGCATGCCGCCACCTTGCAGCGCGCCGAGCAGGTGTATGGCGTGCCGCCGGAAATGGTGGTGGCCATTCTGGGCATTGAAACCAATTACGGCCGCAATACCGGCAGCTTCCGCCTGGCCGACGCGCTGACCACCATCGCCTTCAACTACCCGCGCCGCGCCGAATACTTCCGCGGCGAGCTGACCGAATTCCTCAAGTTGTCCAAGGAAGAGGGCATCGACCCGCTGACGCTCAAAGGCTCTTACGCCGGGGCGATGGGTCTGCCGCAATTCATGCCGTCCAGCTTCCGCAAATGGGCGGTGGATTTTGACGGCAGCGGCCACCGCGATATCTGGAATAACGTCGACGATGCCATCGGCAGCGTGGCGCATTACTTCCAGCTGCAAGGCTGGCGCCATGGTGACGACATCATCATTCCGGCAGCAGTGCAGCCGGGGGTGGATGTCAGCGGCCTGGTGGCCGACAAGTTCAACCTGCATCTGACGGTGGGTGAACTCAAGGCGCGCGGCATCCTGCCGCAGGCCCAGGTGGCGGACAACGTACAGGCCGTGCTGGTGCCGCTGGAAACCGCGCCGGGGGTGACGGAATACTGGCTGGGGCTGAATAATTTCTACGTGATCACCCGCTATAACAAGAGCACTCTGTATGCCAAGGTGGCGCAGGAGCTGGCTGGCGAGCTGCGCCTGCGTTACCTGAATGCCCAGGCCCTGCAATCCGCCCAGCCTGCCGCCGCCCAGCCCGAAGCGTCGACCCCGGCCCTGTAA
- the hrcA gene encoding heat-inducible transcriptional repressor HrcA: protein MMNERAQRLLKTLIERYIADGQPVGSKTLSMLSGMELSSASIRNILADLEGMGLIASPHTSAGRVPTAKGYRLFVDHLLTIQPLEELAMRELESSLQPDSPQRIAQAASTLLSDLTHFAGVVVTPQRSDVAFRQIEFLRLSERRILMILVTLDGDVQNHLLTTERDYSPSELVEAGNFISQHYAGQGISAIASRVAVELRELQGNITELMAAAVRFGQSSLGSPNDAVVIAGGMNLLNVRDLSEDLSRLRELFATFERKTELLKLLNQGQDAQGVNIFIGEESGVMTLDECSVVTAPYSINGMVVGTLGVVGPTRMAYERVIPIVDITARLVSSALSY from the coding sequence ATGATGAACGAGCGCGCACAACGACTGCTGAAAACGCTGATCGAACGCTATATTGCCGATGGTCAGCCGGTGGGATCAAAAACCCTGTCCATGCTGTCCGGCATGGAACTGTCATCTGCTTCCATCCGTAACATCCTGGCCGACCTGGAAGGCATGGGGCTGATTGCCTCGCCGCATACCTCCGCCGGGCGCGTGCCGACGGCCAAGGGCTATCGCCTGTTTGTCGACCACCTGCTCACCATCCAGCCGCTGGAAGAACTGGCGATGCGCGAGCTGGAAAGCAGCCTGCAGCCGGACAGCCCGCAGCGCATTGCACAGGCGGCATCCACCTTGCTGTCCGATCTCACCCACTTTGCCGGGGTGGTGGTGACGCCGCAGCGCTCTGACGTGGCCTTCCGCCAGATCGAATTCCTGCGCCTGTCCGAGCGGCGCATCCTGATGATTCTGGTGACGCTGGATGGTGATGTGCAAAACCATTTGCTGACCACCGAACGCGATTACAGCCCGAGCGAACTGGTGGAGGCGGGCAACTTTATCAGCCAGCACTACGCCGGGCAGGGCATCAGTGCCATTGCCAGCCGCGTGGCGGTGGAACTGCGCGAGCTGCAGGGCAATATCACCGAACTGATGGCGGCTGCGGTGCGTTTTGGCCAGAGTTCGCTGGGCAGTCCCAATGATGCGGTGGTGATTGCCGGTGGTATGAATCTGCTGAATGTGCGCGATTTGTCCGAAGACTTGTCGCGGCTGCGCGAACTGTTTGCCACTTTCGAGCGCAAGACCGAGCTGTTGAAACTGCTTAACCAGGGCCAGGATGCGCAGGGTGTGAACATTTTCATTGGGGAGGAGTCTGGCGTGATGACGCTGGATGAATGCTCGGTGGTGACCGCGCCCTACAGCATCAACGGCATGGTGGTGGGTACCTTGGGTGTGGTCGGCCCCACCCGCATGGCCTACGAACGGGTGATTCCCATTGTGGACATCACTGCGCGGCTGGTGTCCAGCGCGCTCTCTTATTAA